The sequence atgcagtgttacaaggagatcttggatgaaaagaggtcgctctctgttcagactaacctggagcagtattttaagaaggtagaggcctgcaggagatcctgtaccctctacctcagctgcctctgctaatccagactcgcctgcccacaatctccagcaccttctgaatgttctgctaacccagactcacctgccccagtatctccagcaccttctgtaggttctgcctcacctaaagactcacctgccccaacatctccagtagtatgttctgcctcacctcaagaatcacctgcctcagcatctccagtactagtatgttctgcctcacctcaaggaatcacctgcctcagcatctccagcaacttctgaggttcttttctcttcactaacctcccccagtctctccagcaccgcagcttcctctccagtgtgcaagccaatcaaactaataaaggtaaggaattgttctctcgttgttattgataggtatttacacttaaatcatgtggtatttttcaatgttccgacttacgctgaaaatcgtgttacgacgcatcgtaagaacggatcaacgtcgtaactcgaggaccccctgtatataatatacatttctaATTCAAAGCGGTATAACGTCGTCCAAAAAGTAgagggttcgctaatcttgacatggtCCGTTTACTCAAATTACTTGTTACCTATTATAATTTTAGTAGTTCCTCCTGCCATGCCCATACCCATAGGAAACCTTACTCCTCACGTTTTAGTCTTGGTATGGGAGGCAGCGAGTCAGACTCTCCGTATCTAGGCCGGCGAAACGTTTGCGGACTCTGTCGTGTCGATACAGTAGAATTCACCGCACATTTCAAAGATGGAATTACATAATTTTGAGAAGCAGTAAAGAAATGTCAATTTTGAGCACACAAAATAAAGAGACCATTGTACAGTCCTGAGTCTTCATAACTTAACGCAATAGGGTCATTGGGCACATCGTCAACAGCACTCTAAATTTATGGACACTTTCCTCAGCGTATGGCAAATCGAAAGCTTGCAtatttgtgcaaaaaaaaataacaataaagaataaaaaataaaaatataaataaattaataaaataaataaattaaataaataaataaaatataaaatgccaCTCTCCATATCACACTAATATCTTATAGGATACTGTCCCACAATGGCAAAATACCTCCATCGCCGTATCAATGGAAAGGTGACATTTGAAGGCTTCTACCTTTCACACATTTAGTCCTACACCGTTTCAAGTATCaaataatatctaaataaatgcaaatttgtTCGGAAACGCTTTGAACCGCCGGCACGCAAATGTTTCTTCGACTTTTTCCATGTAACACCAAATACAGAACCTAAGGCCAATTCAGTCATGGAACTCGTCTGTGATGATCTTTGTAATAAATATGGTTAGCATATCATTAAGGCACCGATATAAATGAAAACTGATTTGTCATAATTGCTACCAAAGATTTATTGGATCTGTAATTggaactttattttttcattaccatATACTGTGTTTTGTCACTGTAGAAACAATAGGTATACGGAGGACTAAAGATCTTATTTTAAGATCCTTCATCCAAATTGAAAGATTGTTAGTGAGTAAGACCCGAAAGTTTCATTCcatttcataatcatttctcgCACCTCCAAAACATGATTGGCAACGAACTACAGTCAAAGAAGTGACACTCATTTCATTCAGACAGAAACCGAACAAAAGGCGACTCCCAAGCGTGTTGCTGGCCTACAAATATCTACCGGCAAtaaccacccccaccccgccccgcccCTTCACGCCTTGGCATCAAAAGAAAGACGAGAGATGAAGCAGTGACTAAGTCAAGCAAGAAGAAACCTAAGGAAGGTTGGTTACCTGAGGTTGCGTTGGAGGGGCCGAGCCAGGGCCGTCCAGGCGACTTGAAGGACAAAACGCCACGCCCCCAGCAGGGTGAGAGAGTGGGGGCGTGACGAGGCGGCTGGCAAATTTGCCCCAGCGCCCTGCGCCGCTGACTGGCGACGGTTTGACGGAGATGTAGCGCCTGactggaaagagagaaagggaacacTGAGGAGGAGAGACGGAATCTCCCGTTCAATCCGAGCTGAAAGGAGTCACAGCAGTACGAATGGTCTCAGTTATgtaaatgggtttttttttaagctacgaatgtcctttaatatctaattcactctacctcggaatgaatatattttcatatatgatttaatcgaaggtgaatttttttagttgatgataatttcgtcctctcgtgggttcgaaccaccgcccagcgggctgagaagaaatcaggacttcagtgacattatcggCCAACAAGGTGAGTCGATTACATCACTGaagccctgatttctcctctgtccgctgtgCGCTGGTTGGAACCCACTAGAGGACGGAATTATCatcaactataaaattccccttaggttaacatacatgaaaatataattccaaggtagagcgaattgcatattaaaggacatttgtggcttaatgcatgTAAATAAATCACGAAGTTGGAAgtatatttaattctttttaaaataatcttCGAAGTTGGAagtatattgaattttttaaaaataccttcgAAGTTggaagtatatttaatttttttaaaataatcttcGAAGTTAATCTTTTTTCGGAGTTGGaagtatattacttttttttttaaaaataatcttcGAAGTTggaagtatatttaatttttttttttaaataatcttcgAGTTggaagtattttttaatttttttttaaataatcgaaGTTGGaagtataattaattttttttaaaaataatcttcGAAGTTggaagtatttttaattttttttaaaaataatcttcGAAGTTGTAGTATATTACTGCACAGAAAAAAATTtgatcacaataaataaaaaaaaaatgctaataaaatttttttttatgacctaAACATTTCACATTTAAGCAGAATGTGCTCAGCAAGGAATTCTAAACAGTGGATAATCATACCTGGCTTCTGTACCACAAGTTTAACACACCTACACCCTTATAGTCAAAGAAATTGACCTATGGGTGACAGGCGAACCGTGACTACTTGCAACGATAAAATCAACGTTACGTATCtacttctatttttcattttgacaaCATCGTAGGCTGCCCTGCTTAGTATGAAGAATATTGATAATATCGAAATGTCGGGTTTAAAAGGTAAAACATGAGACTCTCAATGAAAGCTTAAGAGAAAATCCGGGGTTACAAAACCCCGAAAGCGCGCTGTGTGATTTTTGGTTGGAGACCCAAAAATATCTATATTGCGAGAATAATCTATCACATGAAAGAGGTTATTGCATTTGCACATTTTTACTCGCGTCACAAAATCAGGGACATACCAACTAGCTATTTTATGATAGTACATATCATGGAAATCAACATAAACAACATATACTAATTGCATTATAAGGAAAAGGGAATCATTCTCTATGTTATTGAAAAACAGGGCTCACATTCTGCAATGTAATAATTTAGGGCATACTATCCACATGACCTTGAAATGACAACATCTTCATTGTTCTAAAGGGTTCACAATGATCAAGCCCAATATgacaataatagaaaataagttaagagttcatgtataatttaaaaaacactTTATAACGCTTTCGAACTCTTCTCGAAAGCtttaaaaagtgtttttaaacTATACACGAACTCTTATTAACAAATTCTATTACTGTGGACCCCATAGAacattatatagtatagagaggTTTTCCCCTCGAACATCTATAATACATTATCAGCCTCCGCAAACGACCCCAAACGAGACTTACTATCGAAGTTGTCATCCAGGCAATGTTTCTCATCGTCTCCGTCAGCGCAGTCGACCTTCCTGTCGCAGACGGAGAGAGGAGGCAGACAGCTGCCTGTCGGGCAGCTGTAGTGTCCTTCTTCGCACTGGTCTCCAACGGTCGCGCTTGCATTCACGCTCGTCCTCGCCTTCCTCGCAGTCCCAGACGCCGTCGCATATTTGCCAGCTGGGATATCGAATTCAAATCTTCATTCATATGCAATACATATAATTACATGAATTACatatactagcaatttaccaatccttactgaAAGCATATTCATTTGTTGCTTcgtataagtgactcgctagtgtgtttttaactattatgtcattgatgtttaccctatatagTATTCTTATCCAAATGAGAagtcatatgtatatagaaattatgatgataaattcgttaagtaactaagtctacggacataACCAGCCGTTTTACGGGCAGAAcctgctccgtttcagggaatccttctcacccccacccccttcggagtggGGAGGGTAGGATGaaaacccattataaaccatcttaggtgtCCCCACtataccctgccaagtttcatgctcatcGGACCATCACAGTCTggccgtgactgaatgacagacggacggacagacataatgccccCGTGTTATAGTAtactaagattaaaaaaaaagttacaaaattacaaatataaaatcttACTCGACACGAGAAAGTCTAAAGGTAAAAATAGTTTCATCCGCTTCATAACAGGGAATCATGGTGTTCTCCTGGTGGCAGCAGTCTATCAGTTCTTTAATCAAATTGATCCTACATTTATCTTCacaatcatttttttgtttttttgattaaCTGGTTAATAATTCCCACAGCCACATGACAGCAGTCACTTATGACAGAATCTTAAGAAATTGTGGCAACTGAGGTCAGTCAGGTTTGagggcatgttttgttaaaatattAAGGGGAAAATATGTCTAACAACAAATCATATTTTGTAAAACTCCATGACAGCTTTAGGCATTTTGTCAGCATTGTAAAGTAAAGTGACTGTCAAAGCAAATTGTATTTTGCAAAACCATTGACTGTGGTCCTTGATAACAGAGTAAGGAACTGTTGCATCAGTAGGAACATTTACGAGACATAACAGATCTATTTTTAAGGGACTCAAATGTCCCTTAATTTACAATATCAGTTTGAGTGATTAAAGGTTATCTGGTGTCATTATTGATCTGTTTGACCTTAATTTATCGGTAGTATTTcaaaaacattacatatatacagagaacACTGTTACTGACACATTCATTACGTTAGTTGTTGATGAAGCCTTTTTGCAAAACACATACTCAATTCTAGCCGCTTCAGACATCTACGGAGACATCTGGCTCTCAGCCTGGCATTGAACCCTTCCCCTTACACCTTGGTTCGCTGATATCTTAGttcctaccgattcggtagtcgcaagTTCGACTCCCCGCCGCTGCCACCAATACAGAACCATAGGAATTTATTTTCTGGCGATTAGATATGAATTtgccgttgttaggtaaccaattggtttctagccacgtaaaaatatctaatcctttgagcCGGCTAGGGGAGCTGTTAACAAGCTTGgcgatctggttaaactaagatatacttaacttttccgcAGTTTTCTCTTTAATATATGACTTCATTCCAGGATATTAATCTTTGTTTTGATTtgcttgatgatatatatatatatatatatatatatatatatatatatatatatatatatatatatatatatatatatatatatatatattatcagaccATTTACTTTCTACATATCTATATTGGGTTCCTTCCTCCTCGGATGGAACTGGAATCCGATAATGATGGGAGTGGGGCGGTTCCCTGTCAATTGACTGAAGACTTTTTAACTGTATATTTTGCCTGGGGAGAATTATGAGGATTTAATGCGTATTTTTGATGGGCGTTTGAAGACGGGTTAGTTACTGGAGAAAGGGGGATTTTGACTGCTTTTGTCCAATCCccggattttgtttgtttgtttgtttgtctggtgtttttacgttgcatggtaaccagtggttattcagcaacggaccaaacggctttacgtgaacttccgaactacgtcgagtgtgaacttctatcaccagaaatacacatctctgacccctcaacaGAGtaccccgagaatcgaactctcggccacagTAGGTAGGGCAGGGCACtaagccgaccacgccactgaggcgctaatccCCGGTTTTATTAGGGCTtcccattttatattttgattttccgTTTTCTATGTCGGtgtttctgttgtttttttttctcgtttcacGTAGAAGTTAGAATTCCAGGACTCgactaattatttaattaatcagTCTTGTTGGTTTTCACAGAAAAgtctgtttttttataatttgggaTCTAATTCAGCGGCCTTAGTTAGttatgaattgtgtgtgtgtgtgtgtgtgtgtgtgtgagagagagagagagagagagagagagagagagagagagagagagagagagagagggggccacTTCgtcaagagcgagagagagtagcTAGGTTGGCCGACGATATCCTAAATTATCGTTGCTCTAATGTTATAGAAGCAAAAGTACTAGATTTAAAAACCCCagaacccccacccccttatttttaaaggagtaatatataca is a genomic window of Macrobrachium nipponense isolate FS-2020 chromosome 31, ASM1510439v2, whole genome shotgun sequence containing:
- the LOC135206508 gene encoding SCO-spondin-like; this encodes MCASPAGKYATASGTARKARTSVNASATVGDQCEEGHYSCPTGSCLPPLSVCDRKVDCADGDDEKHCLDDNFDIRRYISVKPSPVSGAGRWGKFASRLVTPPLSHPAGGVAFCPSSRLDGPGSAPPTQPQVTNLP